A single genomic interval of Lacrimispora sphenoides JCM 1415 harbors:
- a CDS encoding ABC transporter permease translates to MDKAIKILKKPLTMTLIAVFFGFIVAGIILAAAGYPPVHSLAVLFDGVFSSPKHISNVIIKSTPIILTGIGVAFAFKTGLFNIGAEGQFIMGCVASTVVGILFDFPPVIQIPLVVLAGVAAGAVYGGIAGFLKARFGIHEVLTSIMLNWIALYFSNYVCSLPRFHKPDTIGTYPINRSGYTMILGNYKTTEAGKAALAQNEFLRSTVLKTDVNVGIIIAVILAVFIWFLLYKTAKGFELRAVGFNKSAAEFSGIYVNRNILHSMLISGAICGLAASLYITGNSPHGIATLAAFENTGFNGLSVCLIAASSPIGCIFAGLLFGGLIYGGQSLQYEVGAPSEIINIVIGVIVFFVALTRIIPPLVDRFSKGGKKHA, encoded by the coding sequence ATGGATAAAGCGATAAAGATTTTAAAAAAACCATTAACAATGACTTTGATCGCTGTCTTCTTCGGATTTATCGTAGCGGGGATCATACTCGCGGCGGCGGGATATCCGCCGGTTCATTCACTAGCCGTCTTGTTTGACGGAGTCTTTTCCAGTCCGAAACACATTTCCAATGTAATCATTAAAAGTACGCCTATCATTCTCACGGGAATCGGCGTTGCATTTGCGTTTAAGACCGGACTTTTTAACATTGGAGCCGAAGGACAGTTTATTATGGGGTGTGTGGCATCTACCGTAGTCGGCATTCTGTTTGATTTTCCTCCGGTGATCCAGATTCCTCTCGTTGTCCTTGCCGGTGTGGCAGCTGGGGCAGTGTATGGCGGGATTGCCGGTTTCTTAAAGGCGAGGTTCGGCATCCATGAGGTTCTTACCAGTATTATGCTGAACTGGATAGCACTTTATTTCTCCAATTATGTATGTTCCTTACCCCGGTTCCATAAACCGGATACCATTGGAACGTACCCGATCAACCGTTCCGGCTACACGATGATTCTGGGAAATTACAAGACGACGGAGGCGGGAAAGGCGGCACTTGCCCAGAACGAATTTCTTCGCAGCACCGTTTTGAAAACAGATGTAAACGTTGGAATTATTATTGCAGTCATTCTGGCTGTGTTTATCTGGTTCCTTCTATATAAAACGGCTAAGGGATTTGAACTGAGAGCAGTAGGCTTTAATAAGAGCGCAGCAGAATTTTCCGGAATCTATGTAAACAGAAACATCCTGCACTCCATGCTTATTTCCGGGGCTATCTGCGGGCTGGCTGCATCTCTTTATATTACCGGGAATTCTCCTCATGGCATTGCTACATTGGCAGCCTTTGAAAACACGGGCTTTAACGGATTATCCGTTTGTCTGATTGCGGCAAGTTCACCAATCGGCTGTATTTTTGCAGGGCTGCTGTTTGGCGGTTTGATCTATGGCGGCCAGTCTTTACAGTACGAGGTGGGAGCTCCATCAGAAATTATCAACATCGTCATTGGTGTCATCGTATTTTTTGTGGCGCTGACCCGTATCATTCCGCCGCTGGTGGACCGTTTTTCGAAGGGAGGTAAGAAACATGCTTAA
- a CDS encoding cytidine deaminase, whose product MKEEMMKGVCQGEALAGTELPVKEMIDQAFEAMGKAYTPYSGFKVGAALLSADGTLYQGCNIENAAYTPSNCAERTAFFKAVSQGEKEFKAICIVGGKEGIPTGLTAPCGVCRQVMMEFCDPETFQIILAAGREEYKIFYLKELLPMGFGPKNL is encoded by the coding sequence ATGAAAGAAGAAATGATGAAAGGTGTTTGCCAGGGTGAGGCTTTGGCCGGAACAGAGCTTCCTGTAAAGGAAATGATTGATCAGGCATTTGAGGCTATGGGAAAAGCGTATACTCCATATTCAGGATTTAAGGTGGGAGCGGCGCTTTTATCAGCTGACGGCACTTTGTATCAGGGCTGCAACATCGAAAATGCAGCCTATACTCCAAGCAACTGTGCGGAACGCACGGCATTTTTTAAGGCGGTCAGCCAGGGGGAAAAGGAATTTAAAGCAATCTGTATCGTTGGAGGAAAAGAGGGAATCCCTACTGGACTTACAGCCCCTTGCGGAGTCTGCCGTCAGGTAATGATGGAGTTTTGCGACCCGGAAACATTTCAGATCATATTAGCGGCAGGAAGAGAAGAATATAAGATATTTTATTTAAAGGAACTGCTGCCCATGGGCTTTGGGCCGAAAAATTTATAG
- the tnpA gene encoding IS200/IS605 family transposase: MDKNTLTHTTWNCKYHIVFAPKFRRKAIYGELREDIREIIKMLCERKGIEILEGELMPDHIHLLLNIPPKYSISEIMGYLKSKSTLIIFERHANLKYKYGSRKFWCRGYFVDTVGKNEKKIKEYIQNQMQEDLLYDQMSITEYIDPFTGEMVKKKK; this comes from the coding sequence ATGGATAAGAATACATTAACACATACAACTTGGAATTGCAAATATCATATAGTTTTTGCGCCTAAATTTAGAAGAAAGGCAATCTATGGAGAGTTGCGAGAAGACATCCGAGAAATTATTAAAATGTTATGTGAAAGAAAAGGGATAGAAATATTAGAGGGAGAGTTGATGCCAGACCACATTCATTTGCTGTTAAATATCCCACCGAAATATAGTATTTCAGAAATAATGGGATATCTAAAATCAAAAAGTACTCTTATCATATTTGAAAGACATGCTAATTTAAAATATAAATATGGAAGTAGAAAATTTTGGTGTAGAGGATATTTTGTGGATACAGTAGGAAAAAATGAGAAGAAGATAAAAGAATATATTCAAAATCAGATGCAGGAAGATCTGCTGTATGATCAAATGAGTATAACGGAATATATTGATCCGTTTACCGGAGAAATGGTAAAAAAGAAAAAATGA
- a CDS encoding BMP family lipoprotein has translation MMRKGIVFGLTAAMVLSLTACGGGKTETTKAQEETSGGKSSFSVAMITDTGGINDQSFNQSAWEGLTELKNKTGADVNYIESKQASDFVTNLERLGDSGANLLWGVGYACADAVLEAAGSNPDIQYAIIDNAYEDTPSNVTGVMFRAQEPSFLVGYVAGRTTQTGKVGFVGGISSGLIDQFQYGYEAGVKYAAKELGKDIEISVQYAESFSDAAKGKAIAARMYSDGCDVIYHAAGGTGTGVIEAAKEADKWVIGVDRDQAYLAPENVLTSALKLVGKAVQEVSEEAMNGQEIGGKTLTFGLQEDCVGIPEEHGNMPEGVYEDTLKVKDKIKNGELTPPTTKDEYEAFIAK, from the coding sequence ATGATGAGAAAAGGTATTGTATTTGGTTTAACAGCGGCAATGGTGCTGTCACTTACGGCTTGCGGAGGCGGAAAAACGGAGACCACAAAAGCCCAGGAGGAAACTTCCGGAGGAAAGAGCAGCTTTTCCGTTGCAATGATTACGGATACAGGCGGAATCAATGACCAGTCCTTTAACCAGTCCGCATGGGAAGGCCTTACTGAGTTAAAGAACAAGACCGGTGCAGATGTTAACTACATCGAGTCAAAGCAGGCATCGGATTTCGTAACGAATTTAGAAAGGCTGGGAGACAGCGGTGCCAATCTGTTATGGGGCGTAGGCTACGCCTGTGCCGATGCAGTGCTGGAGGCAGCCGGCAGCAATCCTGATATCCAGTATGCGATCATTGACAATGCTTATGAGGATACACCTTCCAATGTGACTGGAGTTATGTTCCGTGCCCAGGAACCATCCTTCCTGGTTGGATATGTGGCAGGACGGACCACACAGACCGGAAAGGTTGGTTTTGTAGGCGGAATCTCCTCAGGCTTAATCGACCAGTTCCAGTACGGTTATGAAGCCGGCGTAAAGTATGCGGCAAAAGAGCTTGGTAAAGATATTGAAATTTCTGTTCAGTATGCAGAAAGCTTTAGTGATGCAGCCAAGGGAAAGGCCATTGCTGCCAGAATGTATTCTGATGGATGTGATGTGATCTATCACGCGGCCGGCGGCACAGGAACCGGTGTTATCGAGGCTGCCAAGGAAGCGGACAAGTGGGTAATCGGTGTAGACCGTGATCAGGCATATCTGGCACCGGAAAACGTATTGACATCTGCCCTTAAATTAGTTGGTAAAGCAGTACAGGAAGTATCGGAAGAAGCAATGAACGGACAGGAAATTGGTGGTAAAACCCTTACCTTTGGCTTACAGGAAGACTGTGTGGGAATTCCTGAAGAACATGGCAACATGCCGGAAGGTGTTTATGAGGATACCTTAAAGGTGAAGGATAAAATTAAGAACGGAGAACTGACACCGCCGACCACAAAAGATGAATACGAAGCGTTTATCGCTAAATAG
- a CDS encoding ABC transporter permease, whose translation MLNSLMLFVGITLMYSTPLVFAALGGVVSERSGVTNIGIEGMMTIGAVTGATVGYYSGSAWVGFFAAGLAGGVIALLHAFASITCKADQTISGIAINLIGPGVALFVCRLLFDGATMSLPVPHKIPKVFGSLNSKAFQNLNVDVTVVIAFVLAVFIWFFLYKTKWGLHIRAVGEHPAAADTMGLNVYKIRYICVLVSGILAGLGGASMTLAIIPQFTPTAISGQGFIALAAVIFGKWTPHGAYGACLLFGAAQALTVTLGGGRFAVPSSILAMLPYLITIVILILFVGKSSAPKASGQPYEKDAR comes from the coding sequence ATGCTTAACAGTCTGATGCTATTTGTAGGCATTACACTTATGTATTCCACTCCTTTGGTATTTGCAGCATTGGGGGGAGTGGTGTCGGAGCGGTCCGGCGTTACCAATATCGGTATTGAAGGAATGATGACCATCGGAGCAGTTACAGGGGCTACTGTGGGTTACTATTCAGGAAGTGCCTGGGTAGGATTTTTTGCAGCCGGTCTGGCAGGAGGCGTTATTGCCCTTCTCCATGCCTTCGCGTCGATCACATGCAAGGCGGACCAGACGATATCCGGTATTGCCATCAATTTGATCGGTCCCGGTGTGGCTCTGTTTGTCTGCCGCCTGCTTTTTGACGGTGCTACCATGTCGCTCCCGGTACCTCATAAGATTCCAAAGGTGTTTGGGAGCTTAAACTCAAAGGCGTTTCAGAATTTAAATGTGGATGTAACCGTTGTCATCGCGTTTGTACTGGCTGTGTTTATCTGGTTCTTTCTTTATAAGACAAAGTGGGGTCTTCATATCCGGGCAGTCGGAGAGCATCCGGCAGCAGCGGATACCATGGGACTTAACGTTTATAAAATCAGGTATATCTGTGTGCTGGTCTCCGGCATTTTAGCAGGACTGGGCGGTGCGTCCATGACCCTGGCCATTATCCCTCAGTTTACGCCTACCGCGATCAGCGGACAGGGATTTATTGCACTTGCGGCTGTTATTTTTGGAAAATGGACTCCTCACGGGGCTTATGGCGCCTGTCTGTTATTCGGAGCAGCCCAGGCCCTTACCGTTACTCTGGGAGGGGGAAGATTTGCGGTTCCTTCGTCCATTCTGGCAATGCTTCCGTATCTCATTACTATCGTGATCCTGATCCTGTTTGTGGGGAAATCCTCTGCGCCGAAAGCCAGCGGGCAGCCTTACGAAAAGGATGCGAGGTAA
- a CDS encoding ABC transporter ATP-binding protein codes for MVTGNSDYAVQMHGITKRFGAFYALKDMSLDVKKGSIHSLLGENGAGKSTLMNVLYGLYQADEGEIFINGKKVDIKNPNVAIANGIGMVHQHFMLVEDFTVTQNIILGNETTSRAGIVDMKKARKQILDIVEKYGLEVDPDARICDISVGMQQRVEILKALYRGAELLILDEPTAVLTPQEIEDLLSIMHNLVDDGKAIIIITHKLKEIKASSDTCTIIRRGEYIDTVPVENVSGQELAALMVGHEVKLVVDKTPAKPGETVLEIKDLVVKNERKLEAVKGLNLTVRKGEIVGIAGIDGNGQKELVEAISSLVPAEKGSITVCGKPIINTNPRTVIDSGVSIIPEDRQKRGLVLDFTVNENAVLERCRKEPFSRKGILNKKKMEEFTQTLIEAYDVRPDDCGSRRVGELSGGNQQKVIIGREVAMNPDILIAVQPTRGLDVGAIETVHKTLIRERDKGKAVLLISFELDEVMNVSDTIAVIYDGKIQDTFQQGTVDENTIGLLMAGGKNHG; via the coding sequence ATGGTCACGGGAAACAGCGATTATGCGGTCCAGATGCACGGAATCACAAAACGGTTCGGGGCATTTTACGCTTTGAAGGATATGAGTCTGGATGTTAAGAAGGGCAGCATTCATTCTCTTCTGGGTGAAAACGGTGCGGGGAAGTCGACGCTGATGAATGTACTGTACGGATTGTATCAGGCCGATGAGGGAGAAATCTTTATCAATGGGAAAAAGGTAGACATAAAAAATCCTAATGTGGCCATAGCAAACGGCATCGGTATGGTTCATCAGCATTTTATGCTGGTGGAGGATTTCACGGTCACACAGAATATTATTTTAGGAAATGAAACTACCTCCCGCGCAGGTATTGTAGATATGAAGAAGGCCAGGAAACAAATTTTAGATATCGTGGAAAAATATGGGCTGGAGGTAGACCCGGATGCCAGAATTTGTGATATTTCTGTTGGTATGCAGCAGAGGGTGGAAATATTAAAGGCGTTGTATCGGGGAGCAGAACTGTTAATCCTTGATGAGCCTACCGCTGTTTTGACTCCTCAGGAAATTGAAGATCTTCTCTCCATCATGCACAATCTGGTAGATGACGGAAAGGCAATCATCATCATCACTCATAAATTAAAGGAAATAAAGGCATCTTCCGATACCTGTACCATCATCCGCCGCGGCGAATACATTGATACGGTTCCGGTAGAGAATGTTTCCGGACAAGAACTGGCTGCGCTTATGGTGGGCCATGAAGTAAAGCTGGTGGTGGATAAGACTCCTGCAAAGCCGGGAGAAACGGTATTGGAAATCAAAGACCTTGTTGTGAAAAACGAGAGAAAGCTTGAAGCGGTAAAGGGTTTAAACTTAACCGTCCGCAAGGGAGAAATCGTGGGGATCGCCGGTATTGACGGAAACGGGCAGAAGGAACTGGTGGAAGCGATCAGCAGCCTGGTACCTGCAGAAAAGGGAAGCATAACGGTCTGTGGGAAACCGATCATTAACACAAACCCAAGGACGGTCATAGACAGCGGTGTCAGCATCATTCCTGAGGACCGGCAGAAAAGGGGCCTTGTCCTTGACTTCACTGTAAATGAGAACGCGGTATTGGAGCGTTGCCGCAAAGAGCCATTTTCCAGAAAAGGGATCTTAAATAAAAAGAAAATGGAAGAGTTTACCCAAACCCTCATTGAAGCATATGATGTCCGGCCGGATGACTGCGGATCCAGACGGGTGGGGGAACTTTCAGGCGGAAACCAGCAGAAGGTTATTATCGGACGTGAAGTCGCCATGAATCCGGATATACTGATTGCGGTACAGCCGACCAGAGGACTTGACGTAGGAGCCATTGAAACCGTGCATAAGACTCTGATCCGTGAAAGGGATAAAGGAAAAGCGGTGCTTTTGATCTCTTTTGAGCTGGACGAGGTCATGAATGTTTCCGATACCATAGCGGTCATATACGACGGAAAAATTCAAGATACGTTTCAACAGGGAACCGTAGATGAAAATACGATTGGTCTGTTAATGGCAGGAGGAAAGAACCATGGATAA
- a CDS encoding HIT family protein encodes MKGCIFCQIINGELPCFKIYEDGHTLAFLDIGKEVDGHTIVIPKTHIVNILDCDDETLGHVMSAVKRIANHYVDHCSYTAVNLLNASGTDAEQSVPHLHFHIIPRKSDDGIHAWPDLKERENTLDDMYRLLKI; translated from the coding sequence ATGAAAGGATGTATTTTCTGTCAAATAATTAACGGGGAACTGCCATGTTTTAAAATATATGAGGATGGTCATACGCTGGCATTTCTGGATATCGGAAAAGAAGTCGACGGACATACAATCGTCATTCCTAAAACCCATATAGTTAATATTCTTGACTGCGATGATGAAACTCTTGGACATGTTATGAGCGCCGTTAAACGAATCGCAAACCACTATGTTGACCATTGTAGCTATACTGCAGTGAACTTGCTAAATGCCAGCGGAACGGATGCAGAGCAGTCTGTGCCTCATCTTCATTTTCATATAATTCCAAGAAAAAGCGATGATGGTATTCATGCGTGGCCTGATCTGAAGGAAAGAGAAAATACTCTCGATGACATGTATCGTTTATTAAAAATATAA
- the udp gene encoding uridine phosphorylase: MTNYSETEGKQYHLQVGKGDVGRYVILPGDPKRCALIAKYFDNPRLIADSREYVTYTGTLDGKLVSVTSTGIGGPSAAIALEELVMSGADTFIRVGTCGGMDVEVKSGDLVIANGAIRMEGTSREYAPIEFPAVPDFNVTGALAAAAKALDKSYHVGVVQCKDSFYGQHSPETKPVSYELLNKWEAWMKLGCKASEMESAALFIAASALKVRVGSIFLVLANQERARLGLENPIVHDTDGAIRTAVEAIRLMIQQDES, from the coding sequence ATGACAAATTATTCAGAAACAGAAGGAAAACAGTATCACCTCCAGGTTGGGAAAGGGGACGTGGGCAGATATGTCATTCTGCCAGGTGATCCCAAGCGCTGTGCTCTTATTGCGAAGTATTTTGACAATCCAAGGCTGATCGCGGACAGCAGGGAGTACGTGACCTATACCGGTACGTTAGACGGTAAGTTAGTCAGCGTTACATCTACTGGAATTGGCGGACCTTCTGCGGCTATTGCCCTGGAGGAACTGGTGATGTCCGGTGCAGACACCTTCATCCGCGTGGGTACCTGCGGCGGAATGGATGTGGAGGTAAAAAGCGGGGATTTAGTCATTGCGAACGGAGCCATCCGCATGGAAGGAACCAGCCGGGAGTACGCACCCATCGAGTTTCCGGCAGTCCCGGATTTTAATGTGACGGGCGCACTGGCGGCGGCTGCAAAAGCCCTGGATAAGTCCTATCATGTAGGAGTTGTCCAGTGTAAGGATTCCTTTTATGGGCAGCACTCTCCGGAAACAAAGCCGGTATCCTATGAGCTGTTAAACAAATGGGAAGCCTGGATGAAGCTGGGCTGCAAGGCTTCGGAGATGGAGTCTGCGGCTCTGTTTATTGCAGCCAGTGCGCTTAAGGTGAGGGTCGGTTCCATATTCCTTGTATTAGCGAACCAGGAACGGGCAAGACTTGGTCTTGAAAATCCCATCGTCCATGATACGGATGGGGCCATACGAACGGCAGTAGAAGCCATTCGTCTCATGATACAGCAGGATGAATCATAA
- a CDS encoding Crp/Fnr family transcriptional regulator: MNDAMSLINELHSEPREYLNNYLANAPKWLLEAFKIVNLKKGATFIHENETVDTIYILVEGVVKATDYRVQEIAYDYTRFYPVEVFGAMEFLMGFELYRTTLVTETDCRFLCVSKDQFSRWMLSDIHAVLEQVKAMGVYLLEQVRKERLFLFLQGSDRLFLLFLEIYRKSSHRGTCRIQLARKDLSNSTGLCIKTVNRCVSQMEEKGYISREGRTIIIDEEQYRRIKAVVAEKIDENEI; this comes from the coding sequence GTGAACGATGCTATGTCTTTAATCAATGAACTTCACAGTGAGCCGCGGGAATACTTAAATAATTATCTGGCCAATGCGCCTAAATGGCTCCTGGAAGCCTTTAAGATAGTAAACCTAAAAAAAGGCGCTACCTTTATTCATGAAAATGAAACCGTAGATACCATTTATATTCTGGTGGAAGGTGTTGTTAAGGCTACGGATTACCGGGTTCAGGAAATAGCCTACGACTATACCAGATTCTATCCGGTGGAAGTGTTTGGAGCCATGGAATTTCTTATGGGCTTTGAGCTTTACCGGACGACTCTGGTGACAGAAACAGACTGCCGGTTCCTTTGTGTCTCCAAGGATCAGTTCAGCCGCTGGATGCTTTCGGATATCCATGCGGTTTTAGAACAGGTTAAGGCCATGGGCGTCTATCTTTTAGAGCAGGTCAGAAAGGAACGTCTGTTTTTATTTTTACAGGGTAGTGACAGGCTGTTCCTGCTCTTTTTGGAGATTTACCGGAAATCTTCCCATCGGGGGACCTGCCGCATACAGCTTGCAAGAAAAGATTTATCAAACAGCACCGGTCTTTGCATAAAGACCGTGAACCGGTGTGTCAGCCAGATGGAGGAGAAAGGGTATATTTCCCGGGAAGGAAGGACCATTATTATCGATGAAGAGCAGTACCGGCGGATTAAGGCGGTGGTTGCAGAAAAGATTGATGAGAATGAGATATAA
- a CDS encoding LTA synthase family protein codes for MFITTVIMLLIPCASYILFEYVTGNLLTIPLSMAVLNIGLIYIIYLAVIAVSGSTRIGIPFTTVFLYIVSVAEYLVTGFRGRPIMIWDVLALRTAMSVAGNYEFVFTKEMYLACLGVQVICLFALLFPIRVKGRNKRLAFAGGGTGVVLSFILWFYSCLIPYKGLEINMWEVNETYQEYGYVLSTAVSFNYAVKKKPKGYSFAKVKQIYDTVKADNQVLLASAGDVDVESEDKITPVNIICIMNESFSDLKVAGNFKTNQEYFPFLNSLKENTVKGSLTVPVFGSLTSNSEFEFLTGDSISQLPANSIAYQFNVKPNTYSLVSTLKSQGYDTVAMHPYPKENWNRQECYRNLGFDEFLDIEDYEGSELLRNYISDRADYEKLIERVESKENSEDKLFLFNVTMQNHGGYDILFDDFDQEVWLTGSLKGKYPKADQYLSLMKRSDEALEYLISYFEQSSEPTMIVLFGDHQPSVEDEFFNDISGTPSSLVKNQDRMMWYQTPFLIWTNYEMQAEEKGEMGAIYLSSEVLKKAGVTMTPYQQFLLKMEETFPVVHPIGCLDQEGNYYSWEALNNPENPYSELIKNYEYLVYNHIFDGKKLKEMFSLETDN; via the coding sequence ATGTTTATCACCACTGTCATTATGCTTTTGATTCCCTGCGCATCTTATATTCTATTTGAATATGTGACTGGCAATCTGCTGACCATTCCCCTGTCCATGGCTGTTTTAAATATAGGCTTGATCTACATAATATATCTTGCAGTGATTGCTGTCAGCGGCAGCACCAGGATAGGGATCCCGTTCACAACGGTTTTTCTTTATATTGTCTCCGTAGCAGAATACCTGGTTACAGGCTTTCGGGGAAGGCCTATTATGATATGGGATGTTTTGGCTTTGCGGACTGCTATGAGTGTGGCAGGAAATTATGAATTTGTCTTCACAAAGGAAATGTACCTTGCTTGTCTGGGAGTCCAGGTAATCTGCCTCTTTGCCTTGCTATTTCCTATAAGGGTAAAGGGCAGGAACAAACGTCTGGCCTTTGCCGGAGGAGGTACCGGTGTTGTCCTAAGCTTTATTTTATGGTTTTATTCATGCCTGATCCCGTATAAAGGCCTGGAAATTAATATGTGGGAAGTCAATGAGACCTATCAGGAATATGGATATGTGCTTTCTACGGCTGTCTCTTTTAATTATGCAGTGAAGAAAAAACCAAAGGGTTACAGCTTTGCAAAGGTAAAACAGATTTATGATACTGTAAAAGCGGACAATCAGGTTCTTCTGGCTTCTGCCGGAGATGTTGACGTGGAAAGCGAAGATAAGATAACGCCGGTCAATATCATATGCATTATGAATGAAAGTTTTTCCGACTTAAAAGTAGCAGGAAATTTTAAAACGAACCAGGAGTACTTTCCTTTTTTAAACAGTTTAAAGGAAAATACGGTGAAAGGAAGCCTTACTGTTCCTGTGTTTGGTTCTTTGACCAGTAATTCTGAGTTTGAATTTCTGACTGGAGATTCGATCTCCCAGCTTCCGGCTAACAGCATTGCTTACCAGTTTAATGTTAAGCCCAATACATACAGCCTTGTAAGTACATTAAAATCCCAGGGTTATGATACCGTTGCCATGCACCCGTATCCAAAAGAGAACTGGAACCGTCAGGAGTGCTACCGGAACTTGGGGTTTGATGAATTTCTTGATATTGAAGATTATGAAGGCAGTGAGCTGCTTAGAAACTATATCAGTGACCGCGCAGATTACGAGAAGCTGATAGAAAGGGTGGAATCCAAGGAGAATTCGGAGGATAAACTGTTTCTTTTTAATGTGACTATGCAGAACCATGGAGGCTATGACATCCTGTTTGATGACTTTGATCAGGAGGTATGGCTGACCGGAAGTCTTAAGGGAAAATACCCAAAGGCTGACCAGTACTTGTCTCTTATGAAGAGGTCAGATGAAGCACTGGAATATTTGATCTCTTATTTTGAACAAAGCTCAGAGCCTACCATGATCGTTCTTTTTGGGGATCATCAGCCAAGTGTGGAAGATGAATTCTTTAATGATATTTCAGGAACTCCCAGTAGCCTTGTGAAGAATCAGGACCGGATGATGTGGTACCAGACCCCGTTTCTGATCTGGACCAATTATGAGATGCAGGCAGAGGAAAAAGGGGAAATGGGAGCCATTTATCTTTCCTCAGAGGTGTTAAAGAAAGCCGGGGTCACTATGACGCCTTATCAGCAGTTTCTCCTTAAGATGGAAGAAACATTCCCTGTAGTACACCCTATTGGATGCTTAGATCAGGAGGGAAACTACTATTCCTGGGAAGCCTTAAATAATCCGGAGAATCCATATAGTGAACTGATTAAGAACTATGAGTATCTGGTATATAACCACATTTTTGACGGGAAAAAGCTTAAGGAGATGTTTTCCTTAGAAACCGATAATTAG
- the deoD gene encoding purine-nucleoside phosphorylase, whose amino-acid sequence MEMTPTPHNGAKKGEIAKTVLMPGDPLRAKYIAETYLENPVQVTSVRNMLGFTGTYKGKEITVMGGGMGMPSMGIYSYELYHFYDVDQIIRIGSAGSLQDKVELMDVVIAMGACTDSNYAYQYGLPGTFAPIADYELLARAAEAAGKLGTKAVVGNVLSSDIFYNADSGVNDKWRNMGVLAVEMETAALYMNAAAAGKKALCMLTISDLVFGEEKLSAEERQLGFGKMIEIALEL is encoded by the coding sequence ATGGAGATGACACCAACTCCCCATAATGGGGCAAAAAAGGGTGAAATAGCAAAAACAGTTTTGATGCCGGGGGATCCTTTACGGGCAAAGTATATTGCGGAAACGTATCTTGAAAATCCGGTTCAGGTAACGTCGGTCCGGAACATGCTTGGGTTTACCGGAACCTATAAGGGGAAGGAAATCACCGTTATGGGAGGCGGAATGGGAATGCCGTCCATGGGGATTTATTCCTATGAGCTGTACCATTTTTATGATGTGGACCAGATTATCCGCATCGGTTCCGCCGGTTCCCTGCAGGATAAGGTAGAGCTTATGGATGTAGTGATCGCCATGGGAGCCTGTACGGATTCCAATTATGCTTACCAGTATGGACTTCCGGGTACCTTTGCGCCTATTGCCGATTATGAGCTCCTGGCCAGAGCAGCAGAAGCAGCCGGAAAGCTGGGGACGAAAGCGGTTGTGGGCAATGTTCTGTCCAGCGATATTTTTTATAATGCTGACAGCGGAGTTAATGACAAGTGGCGCAATATGGGAGTTCTGGCTGTTGAGATGGAAACAGCGGCTTTATATATGAATGCAGCTGCGGCCGGTAAAAAGGCTCTCTGCATGCTGACGATTTCCGATCTTGTATTTGGAGAGGAAAAACTGAGCGCAGAGGAGAGGCAGCTTGGATTTGGAAAAATGATAGAAATCGCCCTGGAATTGTAG